GACGCATTTGAATTAAACTCATTTTAAGTATCACAATTCTATGTGAAAACACTTTAttcaactataaaatttatattgttacgttatttatgaataaaccGATCATTAAAGTTactgttttcattttaatacaaataggTTCGTAGTATGTGATAATGTTCTTatacaaatgattaattttccaaagcAAAGAGTACACACTATAGGATAGTGTAcagatgtcaatttttttttttttttttcttcttcttcttcttgtaaATTCATCATAtaccaaaactttaaaaaaacaaaaatgatatatgcCGTGAACAATGTCAAAATTATAacttaactatatatatatgtaattcaattgATAGGTTGACTAATTACACctaatatcataatttaatgtaatagaGGAGCAAAACATGACTTGCTTTGCGAatccttttgatttattttaattaagcaTACTATGCCTATCATAGATATTTCGCCTTTGGTCTTGAACTTGAGATTTCCACCTTGTTTGATTGATTCCAATCCTTTGAAAGACAGATGAGCCATAATGCCTCATAGGTGTTTCAGCTGACTCATTGTCTCGTTGCTCCGCATATCCTCCTGCAGTGGATTCCGTTCTCTTATTGATAAGAGGATCCAAACATAGGAGGAAAGCCATGTAGATAACTAGAACAAATATGATCCAAATGACTAGAATCACAGCCACTTTCATTATGGTCAAATTTCGTATTTGATATTTGCATACGCATCTAGGACAAAATGTATCGGCGTCGATGTGATAAGTTTTAGCCATGGGAAGCACAACGTGAACACAATCACATTCGTCCGCTCTAACACTGGAATTCACATATACGGTGCGGAACTCCGAGGGATAATATTGAATGATGTCATTGTGATATGAATGATTTgccaatgaattaattttgggacaTTTGCACAAACATCGGGAATCTTGATGAATACTTTCTGTTCCATCTATGCCCATGATaggcaaaataaaaagaagggtCCATGGAATAAATAAGAGGCGTAAAGGATCCATTTCTGATTTCAGCACTGATTCTTCATTTACAATGTCAAAAAAGGGAGGTTGTGTGGTTAAGTTgacataataataacattagtCATTGTCCATTGAGTAACATTATTGTCGCGTTACGCGTTAAAAAGGAGTAGCGACTACTCAGAGAAGAACGCCCTCTTTTTTGTACTTGACGgaagtgcaaaataattttctcatatGAATTAAGTACCTGCAATAAATTGAAACTTCAACAGCTCATAtctcaaacatttaaaaaaaaaaaaattgcttagaAAGTTTACtattatatagaatttttattttatatttttaatttaacccgatttttataatgaaacatatattatgtacaatatatactaTTACGTAATATGTATCCAAGacaatttttgcaaataggtaagagaaaatcaatttcctaaaaaataaaatggtttcaAAAATTGCCATGCGGTAATAACTACCTCCTCAAcactttttgaatcaaattcTTCTATGTCTAAGCTAAACATTTTGTTTCTGAAGCAAAAACCCAATTTTATGCAAagaaagtatttcaaaaaatcattcaaatgctaaatattttttttaattttgatggaATTGTGAATTAGCTCCATTTCATTTTCagttttaaagtatatattgaaCATAATATACGTATTACGTTACAAAAATTgggttgaattaaaaatatataacacattTTCTATGCTATAGAAGTAATGATTGTTTGATGGTTAAAATTTCTTTAGgaataagtttaattatttatttaaatgcttaAGATATGAGctgttcaaaattcaaattactgcaattatttcattaatatgataaaaattattttgcactccAGTCAAAATGAGCGCACgccaaaaaaaagataatgccCATAGACTATGGCCCATAGTCATTTTCAGTATTCCCTGTCTAACTACTAACTTTACTAGTTATATGCCTGTATACTTTTAGCTAGGATATCTTGCTAGATAATTAAATACAGCTATTAACTTTCCGTAAGAAACTGTATTACTAGCTATCTCatcgattaattaattatttgtgatataaaagaataatcctacatactattaaaataatttatttgtgtgtgtgtgtgtgatatTAGATATATCATATGTATGTTCCACTTAGACAagcaatgataaaaacgcatttatttcaaaaactgagacagatacagactttagataTAATATTACAGTTGTTCAGAATTTCAAGCTGTTTAATTCTGATTAAACCATATTcttgggctctggagggcaagtttgatttttttcataaaacaagatcgattcccatgtcttaattttttttaaaggt
The sequence above is drawn from the Lepeophtheirus salmonis chromosome 5, UVic_Lsal_1.4, whole genome shotgun sequence genome and encodes:
- the LOC121117509 gene encoding proton-transporting V-type ATPase complex assembly regulator TMEM9, which translates into the protein MDPLRLLFIPWTLLFILPIMGIDGTESIHQDSRCLCKCPKINSLANHSYHNDIIQYYPSEFRTVYVNSSVRADECDCVHVVLPMAKTYHIDADTFCPRCVCKYQIRNLTIMKVAVILVIWIIFVLVIYMAFLLCLDPLINKRTESTAGGYAEQRDNESAETPMRHYGSSVFQRIGINQTRWKSQVQDQRRNIYDRHSMLN